The Fusarium musae strain F31 chromosome 10, whole genome shotgun sequence DNA window CGCCCTCACTTCTATTTCGAGCTCGATATCGGCGGACTCCATCTCTATTTGTTCCTCGGGTTCCTCGACTACGCCTAAGCGTAGCCACATTATAAGAATACTGAAGACAGTGAGCCATACTGCCACAAAGACCACTAACGACACCATAACctcgaagaagttgaagagaaaCGGACGTGTTAAATTGGTGTCCGATACGCTGACTCCCCTCAACTGCGTGAACACAACTGCCTCAGTCGAGAAGGCCAGTaagccaacagcaacaacggcTAGTGTACGCTTCAGATGACCGAAGAACATGGAGACGAACACCAGAAGGACGGCTATCGCAGAAAATGTTTCGCATACGTCGAGCGCCGCCTCTGCAGCCGCCGCATGCCTCACTACTTCTGAATCTGTGCTGGTAAACAGATGCAGGATCGATTGATGGTTTGAACTACCAAAGAAAAGCCTGTAGATAGCATGCCCTGCTGCAACACCTGGCACTGCTAGAACGACAACGAGATCAGCGCTGATGCTATCTTTACAACGATACTCCGTGTTCAAGCACCAAGTGGTCAGGACGGAGACCACCATGCAGAGCCACGAGGCGATGTTTCCTGGGCCGTAGAAGGATGCGACCAAGGAGAAGCGTTCACTGGGCAAAGACGCACCACTCATAGTGTCGTCGACTATTCCTCGCTTCTGAGCTTGTATTTCGCTGACAATGGACGAAAGCGCAAGCTTCAGAGATAAGACACCCCGAAAATAAGAAGTAAGCGCCAGCCTTATTAGCACCTTGTCAACGCGCACTATCCGGACATCGGATAAACTCCGCTGTTATTGGCTGCAGATATTGGTTCAGGTACACTCACTGACTTGATGCCATGTCGGCTGCCAGTAAAGTTAAGCACCGTTAGTGAGTGTTACGGTGATGACCGAAGCGTGTAAGTAAGCAGAATCTTCAGTTCAACTGAGAGACTGCCGCGGATTCGGTTCTCCTTGCTTAGGTTTGTTTCCTGTCTTGATTGAGCTTTGATAGAGGACTTGCTCCGAGTTGTAACATATTCAGGCGTTAGACTTGATAGCAGACATGGATTTCCAAGGTGTACAAGTTATTGTATAAAATTAACAATCCTATCAACAGGTATCTCAAAGATTGAGTGACGTGGCAACTGCTAGATCGAcggttaatttattaaatctattttaaagatGATTGCGGAATCTTACATTTATCAGGCATTAATCCTAGGCGTATCTAGGCGGCTTCTCATCTGGATATCCACCCAAACCCTCGTTAGGTCTATCAGCCGCCAACGGCTTCTCACCCTCTCTTTGTACATGGGCAGGTGGCTCgacgcccttcttcttccactccCGACGAGCAATCATATCGTCAGCACCTCGCATATCTTGCTTTCCCTTGTCAGCGATAGCTCTATTATCGGCGCTATCCTTGAGAGTTTCTGGGTGTTTGGGGTCGGTGTCAAAGGCTTGATCTGTTGCGTCGAGGACTTCACCTCGTAGAGCGTCGCCGGCTCCTCGGATGCCCTTAAGGCCTGTCTTGACGTCGTCGATGATTTTTGACATTTTGATGGGGTTTGATGGTTGTTGGGTAAGGCTAGGCTTGGCTTGATGATCGGTTTATATCCTATGTTGGTGTATGACGTAACCTGGGACATGACGTAGGGTTCGCTTATCTGGGATCCTCAGAATAAACCTGATGTCACAACTATGCAACATGGACCTTCGCTTACTAGAGATGAACTGGTTTTGAAGTCTTTGGAAGGTATTTGAACTCTTAATGAGAATCGCCCAGCATGGATTGGAGTGACTTGTCGTGCAGTCAAAGCATATTGGAAAACGACCACCGAGTACAGGTCCTTTGTTAACATGTAATCGGATGTGTTATGAGAGACAAAATGAGATTGCAGATGGTTTTctaggtcttttaattaaaaccTCTGCTcagaaaataatataattataggcAGCTAATACTATTAGGTCAAGAAGTAAtgctaaattaataattgACTATTAATTAGAGTTATAGTACCTATAGAGATTcatataataaattactaaatatatattgcTAAGATTATTGCAGTGTCTATGTAGATCTAGAAGTGATAAATGATATTGTTTTCTTCAATTGATCATTATAGGTGCGAAGTCCGGGGAACGCAATATGACAAAGACACAAATAAAGACATCAAGCATCGCCATCTACCTCCggtgggggggggggggcacGACAGGGACTCTGTGTGTTAAAGTGCCTAACAAGccatttcatcttcttggtcaatCAGGCTGAATAGCTAATCCGGGGTAATGAACAATGAGGTTAATGGATATAAGCGTGTCAATAAGAGCTCATCAAGCTAGAAAAGTACGTTGCTAAAGCTACTGAGGAGCTCTCCCCCGCCGGAGCCCCCCGCCGGACTGCTGCAAAAGACACGCTTTGGTCGCCTTGACGGCGGGAGCCTTGCATCTTTGCGCCAAAGAACTCGGCAGATCTTCCCCGCAAACAGGTTACAGGAACGAACAGCTTCCGCATTACCAGGATCTGAATTGCCGGTTATCCGCTGCTGCACCTATTTGCCCGGGGAAACATTGCAGGGTTCTCCATGAAACGTGCGTAGATCATGGGGATGAAATGTATTATATAAACCAGGGCATTTGTCAAACTCATTGCCGTGGAATAGTATCAATTCAAGCCTTCTCTCTAAGCACTTCTCAACAAAGTGGTTAATCAAGGCCTGTTCCGTCCTCGCCGCTCTCTGCACTGTAGCTGCTGACAGCGCCGGTCCCACCATCGACTTCTCCTCCAACACTGGAGAGCCTCAGCATCTCGCTGCTGGTATATAGCACAGTTATCGCTTGCCGCTtgacttattattaaggggGATAAAGGGAGTATACCTTCTCTTATAAATccactatataatatacctaagCCTAGTTTtagtttactttattaattactactattttattatttagtaatacctttaagttatattaaagaattattttttaataactttaatttttatagctatttttataaatattataagtaaaataaataaaacttataaaaataatatttttaatattactttttaaaatatttttaaaaagttttttatagctatttttattattaatatttaattatagcttttaaaataaatttataatattatataatataaaatatattaaaaagtaaaaaagtaattaaagctatttattaattacttattatataaatataattataataaaagttattttaaaagtattattttaaattaataaatttacttttaataagtaacttattttatatatattttatatattttaatttaattatttttataaatatataataattacttttttatatatttttaaagttaattattaaattatttagttttttaattaaaaataagaccttaagtaattataaaggtaataagtatattacttatatatatttattagtatcttttacttttatagcttaagggctaaagcctcttctaaaacCCGAACCTTAACGCAGCTGGTATCCTGTACGGTATACCCGACGATATAAACCAGATCCCAGATGATCTTCTctctggctttggcttcaacTACTATCGCGGTGCAGGTGCCCAAGTCTCTCATGGATGGAGTTATGACGAGGCTGGCTTCCAGGGGCGTTTTGAAAGCGCGCATAACAACTACATCGTCACGCGTCGTCACAACGGCGGCTTTGTCTTGTTGCTGAATGACCTCTGGGGCTTTGATTGTTCTTCTAACAACGATACCTCACCTGGTCCAGGCGATAATGGCGATTGGTCGTCCTATGACAAGTTCGTTCAGGCGATTATTGCCAATGTCAAGAAGTACAACATGCAGGCAGGCTTGGTCATTGATATCTGGAACGAGCCGGAGGGGGGCTGTTTCTGGGGCCGAAGCATTGACCAGTGGCTTCAGATGTGGGGTCGCGGCTGGCATCAATTCAAGTAAGTGCTAGATACCTCTGAGAACGGATGGGACAACAACTAACTGTCTATCAAGTGATGCCTTCGGGGACAGCGTGTTGACATCCGGACCAACTCTTGCAGGCGAGCCGGGAACAAACGATGACTGGTGGACCCAATGGGCCAAATTCGTCAAGAACAACGACTCCATCCCCGACCAATACGCATGGCACGAGGAAGGAGGCTCAGGTTCCAACTTCGAGAACAGCTATGGCGTCCTGCAACAAATTCTCACTAAATACGGTCTTCCCCAACGCCaaatcaacatcaacgaaTACGCTACGTTCAATGAACAAGTCCCCGCCGGATCTGCCTTCTGGATCTCCCAGTTCGAGCGCCGTAATGCTATCGGTCTTCGCGGCAATTGGCTCGGAGGCACTCAACTTCACGATCTGGCCGCTAGTCTTCTGTCCAAGCCTGACCCCTCGGACTACACTTCCACGGGATACTTTGCCAATGGAGACTGGTGGGTGTATAACTACTACTCTCACAACATGACGGGACAGCGCGTTTCGACTTCGGTGTCTTCTGATGGAAGGCTGGATGCTTATGCAACGGTGGATACTACGGCGCGCACGGCTAGAGTATTGCTTGGCTGCCATCCGCCTACGACTGGTACCTATGATGTGACATTCTCTGGTCTGACAAAGTTGGGTCTGCCATCTTCTGGAACACTTCAGGTTAGGACTTGGAAGTTTGCTGTGGGCAGTGATGTGCATTACAGCCAGGTGGGTTCTCCTCAGGATCTGGGTAACTATGGTCACACTATTAGCAACGGTCAGGTTACCTTGCCGTTCTATCAGACTGATGATGTGACTACATACGCATGGGAGTTCAAATTCTAGATCCTTTTGTGTATTATCAGTCGGCTGTTGGATTATGTGGGTTGGGTGCGGGAGGATGATTAGTTTGTTATAAATGTTGACGGGTAAAGGCGAAACGATTCAGTTATTGGCAAGAGTATTAGTTAGTAGTGAGTTTGGATGAGATCTCGACAGCTGCATAAGACCAGATAATTGTAACCCGACGAATAAGAATGGAGGCAAGAAGGGCGACCCGGGAGTCGAATCTATCGCATTCAAGTCTATGATGAAGCTCCGCTTCGAACTATATTTACCCGTTTACACTTCTTGCTACGAAGACTATATCCCTTCATGTGTCGCTATTATTCtgctttctctcctctctaCTTCTCTTGACCCAGACTCCGAGGTCACTCCAtatagctttcttttcttccatgGATAGGTTTGCTGCTAGTCCGCTAGTGCTTGTCGCTACAAATACCTTTGCTCCATCCCACACTCTGCCGCGGTTGTCCCGTCCTTGAATGCCATCCTTGCTTCTGCCTATATTCTCGGACTCATCTTGCCATCCATATTTGAATTCCTCCTTCGTGGGATCACATCCATACCTCCACCTCCAGACCGCCTCCCATATTCCCTTGCCAACAAAGCAAACAGCTTCAGGCTTGTATATTCTGATCTTATCCTCCAGCACAGGCGTCCCTTCGGCCATCTCCTGCTTCGAAAGCTCACTGGTAGTTCGGCTTGGCCTCCCAACGAGGTTCGTGTTGCCCATGGCGTAAAGGTGGGGTAGATCACCGTCCTCTTCAGGTAGACAGAGTCGGTCTGTGCAGCCAGACGTATGTAGCAACCGCCAGAAATGGTTGGAAGGGTGAGCGTAAGCATGGCCGGCCGTGGCAGTCTGAACCCCGGGGTTCATGCCGACAAAGACGCAGATGAGGTTGGGGACCAGAGTGTCACGGAGTAAGGGGAGATGGGCATATTTCTTGAGTCTAGCTTGGCTGGTACGCGGTTTGCGAGTCCGTCCGTGACGCTCCAAGCTGGAGGATAAGACTGAGCCTGGTCGAGCTCGTTTCGCTCGACGCGGTATAGAGGCTTCAGCGTCGCTGGGGGTGTTATCGGAGGTGTGTAATACTTGGGCAAGACGCCGCGATCGTCTGGTGACTTCCATACGCGCAGGCCAGCGCTGGCGTCGTTGGTTTGAAACGATTAAAAGGTGCGTTATGGTCAGATAAAAAGAATTCACGCCGGCTATGAATTGTATAGAGATTTTTAAGAATAAGGGAAACCTCCGACTTGTGGCGTCGATGGGGCGGGCACTGGGTGACTTGTAGAAGATAAAGTGAGATGTTAGCTTTAGCAAAAGGACATAAGAATGACAAAACTTTAGAATGTGCAGTTGTTTACTCCTCATTATCTTTCAAAATAATATTTTGCCCCATAAATGAAATTATAGTTTGTTGATCTGCATTGTCCAGGGTTTCATGCCCCCCTGGCCTACGGTAACCCCTCGTTTGTTTGAGCTTAGAGGGGTTAGGGTAGGATCGGCTACGTGTCTAGAGTCAGTTTTCCGCGACGCGGAATAAGCTGCTGCGCCTCGTTTTAATTTGCAATGTTTAAATACGTACTGTTACTAGTGAAACCTTGTAACGTAACATGACTCAACTTCTGGTGAGTTATAAGATATACTCATGGTGGAGTATGTACTTGGATTGCTAAGCCGCAAGCTTTCTCGTTTTGTTCTTACTTGACTACCAGGCAATATCACTTTCGAAAGGCCCGGCTTGATCTAAAGAAGCCAGAAAGCTACCATCGAAGATTACTAGAATGGTCACCCTTCTGGATTTGCCAGATGATATTCTCTGCGTAGCCTTACGCACTTTTCGTCAGAAAAGGACATGAATGCCTTTGTGCAAACGAATCGCTACCTCTATTGGTTGTTAAATTCTTCCCTTTATCACCATAACATACAATACTCCGGCGGCTCAGCTCTCGCCTTGGCAGCTGGTCGAGGACTTCTCAGCACGGTCCGGATGATGTTGGGAATAGGGAAAGACAACATAGCTGTCAAGTGCCTGTTGGAGGAAGCATTCCAGTTGGAAGCAGCACGTGGCCATCTTTCCATAGTGAAGCTGCTGCTCAGCAATGGCGTAGATGCAGACCAAACGATATACGGCTGTAGCGCCTTGCAAGAGGCGTCTTTGAACGGCCATGACAAAATAGTGGAGTTGTTGCTCGACGGTGGCGCCAACGCCAATATACAAATGCCATATATGGGCAGTGCCTTACAAGTGGCCCTCTCTAAACGCCACATCGGGGTTGCAAAACTTCTCATTGCTCGCGGTGCTACCCCGATGGCGCGAGACGGGGGATATGGTGGCGCACTTGCCGCTCTTGCGGATTCAGGTCAGGAAGATAATGGGATGGTAGAGCTAGCAGAGACGCTGCTCAGCATGAGCGATGTTACCATCCTACCTGAAGATCTTGCAAAAGCTATTGAGGCTGCTTCGCGAAATGGGAACCAGAGAATTGTGAAGCTATTGATTGAGAGAGGGGCCAACGTCAATGGAAAGACTGAACGCCATGGCTCTCTGCTCCAGGCTGCTTCATTTGCAGGCCATAAACAGGTAGTGCAGCTACTGCTTGACAATGGCGCTGATATCAATACTCAAGGTGGAATCCACGGTAGCGCTTTGCAAGCTGCATCATTTTCAGGCCACAAGCCTATAGTGCAACTACTGATTGAAAGAGGCGCAGATACTAACTTGAAAGGTGGTATCTACGGAAGCCCTCTGCAAGCAGCCTCGTTCATTGGCCACAGCCGGCTCGCGGAGCTGTTGATCAGCCACGGCGCTGAGATCAATGCTGAAGGCGGGCGATATGGCAGCGCTCTTCAAGCAGCTTCCTCTCTCGACGGCAACAGAGCTGGCCGTCATGCCAGGGATGATGTGAGTTTGGTTGAGCTGCTGCTTGATCAAGGAGCCGATATCAATGCTCAGGGGGGACATTATGGCAGCGCTCTACAGGCGGCATCGGCCAGCGGCCGCGAAAAGGTGGTAGAGTTGCTGATACGTCGTGGCGCAAACACCACAGCACAGGGCGGCTTGCACGGCGATGCTCTTGCCGCCGCTTGTTGGCATGGCCGCGAGTCAGTAGTACGGAACCTACTGGCCAACGGCGGTGGAAATGCCAACGTCAGCAATGCTCTGCAGGCCGCCGTGTCCAGACGCCATACACAAGTTGTAAAGCTGCTTGTAGGTTATGGTGCTAGCCTTGATTTGCAGGGCAAGGATTTGAGCGACATGCTTGCTGCGCTTGTTGATGCGGATGATGAAAGCGAGGAGACAATAGAGCTTGCAGAGCTACTGCTTGATCTCGGCGATGGCATTATTGCACCAGCTACGGACTTTGCGGCGGGTCTCGCTGCGGCTTCAGGACGTGGTAGTCAAAGGATTGCAAGGCTACTGATAAACAAGGGCGCCGATGTTAATGCAGATGCCGGACATTTTGGCAGTTTCCTACAGGCAGCATCATGGCACAGCCGAAAGGAATTGGTGGAGCTGTTATTGAAAAGTGGCGCTGATGTCAATGCCAGTTGCGGATGTTTTGGTAGCGCTCTACAGGCAGCGTCGTGCGGAGATGCTCAGGATATAGCAAAGCTGCTTATTGAAAATGGCGCCGACGTCAACTTACAAAACAACCGCCCCCCCGCCTTGGTAGCGGCATGCGCTACAGGATACGAGCAGATGGCAAGATTGCTGCTCGACAATGGCGCCGACATTAGCATTGAAGACCGGGAGTACGGTACTGCCTTGTATGCTGCCTCAAAGTGTGGCAGCCAGCAGCTGGTGCAGCTTCTCATCGATCATGGTGCAGATGTCGACGTTCGCTGCGGAGTTTACGGAAACACCCCTCTTCAAGAAGCCTCTTATAAGGGACATGGGCAGGTGGTGAAGTTGCTGCTAGATCGTGGTGCGGATGTTAATGCCCAAGGCGGCGAATATGGCAATGCTCTTCAGGCCGCCTGCCACGTGGGCCATAAGCACCTAGTGCAGGTATTGATCGATGCCGGCGCTATTGTCAATGCTCAAGGTGGAAGATACAACAATGCTTTGTATGCTGCATTGGAAGGAAACCATGTGCCAGTGGCTCGCGTACTTATCAACAATGGCGCCAATATTCATGCTTTCAGTGGTGAGTATGGCAGTCCTCTGCAAATGGCATCTCTCAAAGGCCAGGATCAGATGGTTAGAatgttgattgatgatggcgCTCCTATCAATGCACAGGGCGGGAAACACGGTCACGCTCTTCAGGCAGCTGCCTTCGGCGGCTCAATCGATGTACCACGGCTCTTGATTGATCAAGGGGCTGATGTTAATGCTCGAGGCGGACAGTATGGCAGTGCACTCTGCGCGGCGGTAGTCCAAGGCAGTACACAGCTTGCTCGTCTCTTAATCACCAAAGGGGCCGATATCAATGTTCAAGGTGGACAGCATGGTAACGCTCTTTCAGCAGCCATATCCAGTGGCTATGGTGAATTAGCTGAGATGTTGATAGAAGAGGGTGCTGATATACATGCAGCAGGAGGGCCTTATGGCAATGCTCTACAGGCTGCTGCGTTCAAAGGAAATCAACAGCTAGTTAAGCTACTGATCGATAAAGGAGCTAGTGTCAATGTACAGGGCGGCGAATATGGTAACGCCCTACAAGCAGCTTGTTATGGAGGCCACGAACAACTTGCAATGTTCCTGATCGGTCAAGGAGCAGATATTGCCGGGCGGGGCGGGGTCTATGGCAATGCACTCCAAGCAGCCGCAGCGGGAGGTCACGTACAACTGGCCATGCTTTTAATGGACCAAGGCGCTGATGTAAACGTCCAAGGTGGACACCACGGCAATGCTCTCCAGGCTGCTGCCTGCGGAGGTCATAAACAGCTGGTCAAATTACTGCTTGACAGAGGTGCTTTTATCAATGCTCAAGGTGGAGATGACGGCAGCGCTCTGCAAGCAGCTGTTTGTGAAGGACAT harbors:
- a CDS encoding hypothetical protein (EggNog:ENOG41~antiSMASH:Cluster_10.5), with amino-acid sequence MSGASLPSERFSLVASFYGPGNIASWLCMVVSVLTTWCLNTEYRCKDSISADLVVVLAVPGVAAGHAIYRLFFGSSNHQSILHLFTSTDSEVVRHAAAAEAALDVCETFSAIAVLLVFVSMFFGHLKRTLAVVAVGLLAFSTEAVVFTQLRGVSVSDTNLTRPFLFNFFEVMVSLVVFVAVWLTVFSILIMWLRLGVVEEPEEQIEMESADIELEIEVRAALRGQALDVDSAVRWENQQQSAMALQLTEEEARDGNPMRSLTLLSIFFLPFSFFATLASTSTPFGVFGRTSFTPSPNSSATVLFFVPRTTTDITELDQMVSLCIGIITLLFSLWETLKSRKKEESRARQKTRQQAAHDRRNWRQGRLNAGLSLLRQVNDELDETSDATRRQELLDKRNLIMVKLFRMVGS
- a CDS encoding hypothetical protein (EggNog:ENOG41~antiSMASH:Cluster_10.5), yielding MSKIIDDVKTGLKGIRGAGDALRGEVLDATDQAFDTDPKHPETLKDSADNRAIADKGKQDMRGADDMIARREWKKKGVEPPAHVQREDLIN
- a CDS encoding hypothetical protein (EggNog:ENOG41), translated to MQAGLVIDIWNEPEGGCFWGRSIDQWLQMWGRGWHQFNDAFGDSVLTSGPTLAGEPGTNDDWWTQWAKFVKNNDSIPDQYAWHEEGGSGSNFENSYGVLQQILTKYGLPQRQININEYATFNEQVPAGSAFWISQFERRNAIGLRGNWLGGTQLHDLAASLLSKPDPSDYTSTGYFANGDWWVYNYYSHNMTGQRVSTSVSSDGRLDAYATVDTTARTARVLLGCHPPTTGTYDVTFSGLTKLGLPSSGTLQVRTWKFAVGSDVHYSQVGSPQDLGNYGHTISNGQVTLPFYQTDDVTTYAWEFKF